In one Plasmodium falciparum 3D7 genome assembly, chromosome: 14 genomic region, the following are encoded:
- a CDS encoding histone deacetylase, putative: MDIVKDERNIRYEYELDKIKKKKKDNLLIMNILYNKINYICYILKSNHRDILNDINFENRTAIEICLYYCKSYILFLLLFYPYLHNYIRILKNNDLRLYKNFYKYILKRRNNLHILLLKYRILECMKLKDKDVNDSNTISYIDVYSMNRYMNDEDDIDKYYYKPKFSYKNNNMNNLLLLNVYFKDIMSKNNFICILFSRIYIKKYHKKIFRILLLILFYFSLPTFPFSKKFFITYHNWRDTEKDKIKEENEENHTNTKGINNSTYDNIYRSVLEDKVEGKLIEHNKNISKNNVGVQAVQEGVVYGTEEILKNENKGTGGMQGNNIKKKKDRGKKKDMDEDFSFYCKRKYFTTPFFEHINIPTIHINDYFCSGNKIFEREEFKVINEKKNKKKKDNTNKYESNYDSKYDNNNSRDHYNNFRTYEENNIYNSDSSSSVSSSLSDDILSDIEDENMLKELFKNENKIYSKEESKKNDNEKERNIKNLMKEKQNILNEKLKDIDTNYSKSTLNDMKNDFFQMNIKEYDWYDDNNIIRRVYRKEDDIIDNFTLKKEPFVSELWINVINFNVEDDNKNTLIHKACLVGNLNIIYILLYLNVDLFIYNYKSELPVHCTIYNCDKYIFLLLLHNTIECIFYVLLEEYKRWNKTHNMLNTKTESEKMKIQNRKNKLKEKKKNKKKNKNKKNKNKKNKNKKKINKSRINYNNKKKNNKKNNQNVQNVQNVQNVQNVQNVQNVQNAQNNIDSFNSSEKHDEDIEEVNEMYKKYIKDGKFFYYKNINDKFLYNVIQLYLSVIVKIIELGNFEFLKILFNYNSSIFSYIFLNKNMFSFLCSIACMYNCLNVFIFYCGNIIKWSVFETYVEEQKLNFLERTKKRKNVSTYGTNNNDENQYNFYDMNNEKKRNEFQNNNLFQTGPCSSIKKNKTNLDTSKDTSCFINSYEKIEDVHQQDFFNILKCVPYIINNGRMSGIGNNMDDNNISGENNMSRENNMSRENNMSRENNMSSENNMSSENNMSSENNMSSENNMSSENNMSSENNISGENNISGENNISGENNISGENNISGENNISGENNMSRENNMSRENNICYPNNMYNQNNMYNQNNMYNQNNMYNQNNMYYPNNMYNQNNMYNQNNMYNPNNMYYQNNMYNQNNMYNQNNMYYPNNMCNPNYLYNDNNNNLCNNMLYHYFKINNMVNHRFLNISNISFYDPHVNAILTCRAKDPIGTFCEMLYKKDNKRLIKNDIVKKCINKNNSIKIFFSKECFKHIFVPEPCDHPYERNKLKNNIPENSTRLDVLISNKHGILNINTFAKFKVKCVDRKATVNDILRVHDVSYLKFIINKIKNFKMSDDDLMYFDDFLTKAKKNFKNYLLTNNGNENTGNQNNPIQKNEILQTFYLINKKSELENIMLIRMNNKFMGNRDLYIQNYLSNIHTPMHANLKDKPLVSLELKKILSDSDSEDNNNNDIENYEPEKYVYMENGIRMNILTDEGLTEAANVLYINNSILYNNNIFFNNNLLYNNNILMSEKNTDYPFFHNEDIVGTNKSATNLLIQEKLSSYNINVREKKKKKNKWNKDKIEKLLLVDNDTFVNKYSFNCALSASGVVLKAVDYVHKQKKIVNCGYEKLKKCKKCKYCKKCENCKKCKNSETCKNCKNCKKCEYCKKCKKYRIQNNSIIPNNRKKIFCVVRPPGHHLGTFGAAQFNLTDEDVAAGSQGFCILNNVAVGLAYAKYTYKKFERIAIIDFDVHHGNGTEQIIRNLGLKKLTVNEYIDIYSWKGWKDNNDKKNIFFSSVHAYDGYFYPGTGYDTVELEPYIINVTLKKNMTSLEFLNIFHSKILIHLYYFKPNLLFLSAGFDGHQLDYVNNGFVKKNTSTYFYLTKLVLSLQNKLNFPIISVLEGGYNTSKDMASVFSLSVLEHVLSFYYNDISFFRKKEIKLKDLKKNIERMERYKNDLKKYKNDLKKYKDDLKVFEDYLKENKNLFENYKNDLKKHRNDFKKHKNDLKIFKDDFKKYKDDFKIYCDFNNYYDLKKSCNYFSIYYDDFNKYYDNLNVHEHTNNNQTTLQSNTDKNNTSIETCNTNIIDKMKNKIKKSEKENKKIKETPTLYYPFICIGKKKIINMFERYFSVFKEKTEETQNLNLFYKLVEYNNFLKIYDLRNIDMKNKMNKFMQTHEAVLKNILLECNYDYSKIDPIILPSNCYFYELLNYLKIKGISMKPKTPTKLEKKFFSAINNPYDFNKIDLENCKRHPKKNFEFINFWN, from the exons atGGATATCGTTAAGGATGAAAGAAATATTCGTTATGAATACGAattagataaaataaaaaagaagaagaaggatAACCTtttaattatgaatatattgtataataagataaattatatatgttatatattaaaaagcaATCATCGAGATATATTGAATGATATAAACTTTGAGAATAGAACGGCTATagaaatatgtttatattattgtaaatcatatatattatttttattattattttatccatatttacataattatataagaattttaaaaaataatgatttacgattatataagaatttttataagtatatattaaaaagacgAAATAATTTGCAtatcttattattaaaatatcgAATACTTGAATGCatgaaattaaaagataagGATGTTAATGATTCAAATACTATTAGCTACATCGACGTGTATAGTATGAATAGATATAtgaatgatgaagatgatatcgacaaatattattataaacctAAATTTtcgtataaaaataataatatgaataatttacttttattaaatgtatattttaaggATATCATGTCTAAGAACAATTTCATATGCATACTTTTTtcaagaatatatataaagaaatatcataaaaaaatattccgTATACTTTTGCTTATactcttttatttttccttacCTACCTTTCCTTTCTCCAAAAAATTCTTTATCACATATCATAATTGGAGGGACAcagaaaaagataaaattaaaGAGGAAAATGAGGAGAACCACACAAATACAAAAGGAATAAATAACAGTacttatgataatatttacaGAAGTGTATTAGAGGATAAGGTTGAAGGAAAATTAATTGAgcataataagaatatatccAAAAATAATGTGGGCGTGCAAGCTGTACAAGAGGGAGTAGTTTATGGTAcagaagaaatattaaaaaatgagaatAAAGGAACGGGTGGTATGCaaggaaataatataaagaagaaaaaagatagaggaaaaaaaaaagatatggaTGAGGACTTCTCTTTTTAttgtaaaagaaaatatttcacTACACCTTTCTTtgaacatattaatattccTACTATACATATTAATGACTATTTTTGTAGTGGTAACAAAATTTTTGAAAGAGAAGAATTTAAGGTTATTAATGAAaagaagaataaaaaaaagaaagacaatacaaataaatatgaaagtAATTATGACagtaaatatgataataataatagtagagatcattataataatttcagAACATATGAAgagaacaatatatataattcagaTAGTAGCAGCAGCGTGTCGAGTAGCTTAAGTGATGATATTCTATCCGATATCGAAGATGAAAATATGCTAAAAGAATTATTCAAAAACgaaaataagatatattCAAAGGAAGAGAGTAAAAAgaatgataatgaaaaagaaagaaatataaagaatttaatGAAAGAGAagcaaaatatattaaatgagaaATTGAAAGATATAGATACTAACTATTCTAAATCTACATTAAATGATATGAAGAACGATTTTTtccaaatgaatataaaagaatatgattggtatgatgataataatataataagaagagTATATAGAAAGGAGGATGATATTATAGATAACTTTACATTGAAAAAGGAACCATTTGTTAGCGAATTATGGATTaatgtaataaattttaatgtggaggatgataataaaaatacattgaTACATAAAGCATGTCTTGTAGGTAatttgaatattatatatattttattatatttaaatgtagatctttttatttataattataagagTGAATTACCTGTACATTGTACAATTTATAATtgtgataaatatatttttcttttactttTACATAATACAATTGAAtgcatattttatgtattattggaagaatataaaagatgGAACAAAACTCATAACATGTTAAATACAAAGACAGAAAgcgaaaaaatgaaaattcaaaatagaaaaaacaaattgaaagaaaaaaaaaaaaataaaaaaaaaaataaaaataaaaaaaataaaaataaaaaaaataaaaataaaaaaaaaataaacaaaagtAGAATAAAttacaacaacaaaaaaaaaaacaacaaaaagaACAATCAAAATGTACAAAATGTTCAGAATGTACAAAATGTTCAGAATGTACAAAATGTTCAGAATGTACAAAATGCACAAAATAACATTGACTCATTTAATTCAAGCGAAAAACATGACGAGGATATTGAGGAAGTAAAcgaaatgtataaaaaatatattaaagatgggaaattcttttattataaaaatataaatgacaaATTCCTTTATAACGtaatacaattatatttaagTGTTATCGTTAAAATAATTGAATTGGGGaattttgaatttttaaaaatactttttaattataatagttCGATATTTTCCTATATCttcttaaataaaaatatgttttcttttttatgttcAATAGCTTGTATGTACAATTGTTtgaatgtttttattttttattgtggtaatattataaagtGGTCTGTATTTGAAACATATGTGGAGGAACAAAAACTCAATTTTTTAGAAAGAacaaagaaaaggaaaaatgtaTCGACATATGGAaccaataataatgatgaaaaccaatataatttttatgatatgaataatgagaagaaaagaaacgaattccaaaataataatctttTTCAAACTGGTCCTTGTAGTagcataaaaaagaataaaacgAATTTGGACACATCGAAAGATACTTCTTGTTTTATAAATAGTTATGAGAAAATTGAAGATGTACATCAACAggatttttttaatatattgaaGTGCGTACcttatataattaacaaCGGAAGGATGAGTGGCATTGGAAACAATatggatgataataatataagtgGTGAGAACAATATGAGTCGTGAGAACAATATGAGTCGTGAGAACAATATGAGTCGTGAGAACAATATGAGTAGTGAGAATAATATGAGTAGTGAGAATAATATGAGTAGTGAGAATAATATGAGTAGTGAGAATAATATGAGTAGTGAGAATAATATGAGTAGTGAGAATAATATAAGTGGTGAGAACAATATAAGTGGTGAGAATAATATAAGTGGTGAGAATAATATAAGTGGTGAGAATAATATAAGTGGTGAGAATAATATAAGTGGTGAGAACAATATGAGTCGTGAGAACAATATGAGTCGTgagaataatatatgttatccGAACAATATGTATAATCAGAACAATATGTATAATCAGAACAATATGTATAATCAAAACAATATGTATAATCAAAACAATATGTATTATCCTAACAATATGTATAATCAAAACAATATGTATAATCAAAACAATATGTATAATCCGAACAATATGTATTATCAAAACAATATGTATAATCAAAACAATATGTATAATCAAAACAATATGTATTATCCTAACAATATGTGTAATCCGaactatttatataatgataataataacaacctTTGTAATAATATGCTTTATCATTACTTCAAGATTAACAATATGGTAAATCATAGATTCCTTAATATATccaatatttctttttatgatCCTCATGTAAATGCAATTCTTACCTGTAGAGCAAAGGACCCAATAGGAACTTTTTGcgaaatgttatataaaaaagataataaacgtttgattaaaaatgatattgtTAAAAAGTGcattaataagaataatagcataaaaatatttttctcaaAAGAATgctttaaacatatattcgTACCTGAACCATGCGATCATCCatatgaaagaaataaattaaaaaataatattcccGAAAATTCTACAAGATTAGATGTACTAATTTCTAATAAACATGGTatcttaaatataaatacttttGCTAAATTTAAAGTTAAATGTGTTGATAGGAAAGCGACCGTGAATGATATATTAAGAGTACATGATGTttcttatttaaaatttatcataaataaaataaagaactTTAAAATGTCAGATGATGATCTTATGTATTTTGATGATTTCTTGACAAAAGcaaaaaagaattttaaaaattatttattaacaaaTAATGGTAATGAAAATACAGGAAATCAAAATAACCCTATACAAAAGAATGAGATATTACaaacattttatttaataaataaaaaaagtgaattagaaaatataatgttaatTCGCATGAATAATAAGTTTATGGGAAATAGAGATTTgtatatacaaaattatttatcTAATATTCATACACCTATGCATGcaaatttaaaagataaacCATTAGTTTCTCTtgaattaaagaaaatattaagtGACAGTGATtctgaagataataataataatgatatagaaaattatgaacctgaaaaatatgtatatatggaAAATGGTATCAGgatgaatatattaacagATGAAGGTTTAACCGAAGCGGCTAATGtactttatattaataatagtattctttataataataatatattttttaataataatttactttataataataatattcttatGAGTGAAAAGAATACCgattatcctttttttcataatgaaGATATTGTTGGTACAAATAAATCAGCAactaatttattaatacaagAGAAATTATCAAgctataatattaatgtcagggaaaaaaaaaaaaaaaaaaataaatggaataaagataaaatagaaaaattattGTTAGTAGATAATGATACAtttgttaataaatattcttttaactGTGCCCTTAGTGCTAGTGGTGTTGTTTTGAAAGCAGTAGATTATGTACataaacaaaagaaaatcgTGAATTGTGGATAtgaaaaattgaaaaaatgcaaaaaatgtaaatattgtAAGAAATGTGaaaattgtaaaaaatgCAAAAATTCTGAGACATgtaaaaattgtaaaaattgtaaaaaatgtgaatattgtaaaaaatgtaaaaagtACAGAATACAAAACAATAGTATCATTCCAAATAatagaaagaaaatattttgtgtTGTACGTCCACCTGGTCATCATTTAGGTACCTTTGGTGCTGCTCAATTTAATTTAACCGATGAAGATGTTGCTGCAGGTAGCCAAGgtttttgtatattaaacAATGTGGCCGTTGGTCTAGCTTATgcaaaatatacatacaaaaaATTTGAACGTATTGCCATTATAGATTTTGATGTTCATCATGGTAATGGTACAGAACAAATTATAAGAAATTTAGGATTAAAGAAATTAACcgtaaatgaatatatagatatatatagttgGAAAGGGTGgaaagataataatgataaaaaaaatatattctttagtTCGGTACATGCATATGATGGATATTTTTATCCAGGTACAGGATATGATACGGTTGAATTAGAAccttatataattaatgttacattaaaaaagaatatgacTTCACTCGAAtttctaaatatatttcatagtaaaattttaatacatctttattattttaaaccaaatttattatttttatctgcTGGTTTTGATGGACATCAACTtgattatgtaaataatggatttgtaaaaaaaaacacatcaacatatttttatttaacaaaACTTGTCTTATCATTACAAAACAAATTGAATTTCCCTATCATCAGTGTTCTCGAGGGGGGGTATAATACTTCAAAGGATATGGCATCTGTTTTTAGTCTGTCTGTGCTCGAGCATGTGTTGTCCTTTTATTATAACGATATAAgtttttttagaaaaaaagaaataaaattaaaagactTGAAAAAGAATATTGAAAGAATGGAAAGATATAAGAAtgatttgaaaaaatataaaaatgatttgaaaaaatataaagatgatTTGAAAGTATTTGAAGATTATTTGAAAGAAAATAAGAATCTTTttgaaaattataagaatGATTTGAAAAAACATAGGAATgattttaaaaaacataagaatgatttgaaaatatttaaggatgattttaaaaaatataaggatgattttaaaatatattgtgaTTTCAACAATTACTATGATTTGAAAAAAAGTTGTAATTATTttagtatatattatgacgattttaataaatattatgataatttaaatgtTCATGAGCATACGAATAATAACCAGACTACTCTTCAATCGAATACAGACAAAAACAACACAAGCATAGAAACAtgtaatacaaatataatagataaaatgaaaaacaaaatcAAAAAGAgcgaaaaagaaaataaaaaaattaaggaaACGCCTACTTTATACTAtccatttatatgtataggaaaaaagaaaataataaatatgttcgAACGTTATTTCTCtgtttttaaagaaaaaacagaAGAAACACAAAATTTAAACTTATTTTATAAACTAGTGGAATATAACAATTTCttgaaaatatatgatttaagaaatatagatatgaaaaataaaatgaataaatttatGCAGACACATGAAGctgttttgaaaaatattttattagaatGTAATTATGATTATTCAAAAATCGATCCTATAATATTACCAAGtaattgttatttttatgaattattaaattatcttAAAATTAAAGGAATAAGTATGAAACCTAAAACACCTACAAAATTAGAAAAGAAGTTCTTTTCAGCAATCAACAATCCTTAcgattttaataaaattgatCTTGAGAATTGTAAAAG ACACCCGAAAAAGAATTTCGAATTCATAAATTTCTGGAATTAG
- a CDS encoding protein transport protein YIP1, putative, with product MSYYNQKIMNRMNRNEGEPFYQNNNDNKSNNNNNNNLYINKKNYDTNYNVNNNMHIPNNPFQNNDYSSNIEGINKIDTNIMNNNFINNNNNIITTNPFGNTTSNINDNNKINKDPFSNNFQMTNKNIMNDHMINKKYINNDDNEEESPLLEELGINFDLISKRMKSVFLFYKIDHTLFENSDLSGPLIIVLSLGFILLLAGKASFSYIYLIGIVSSLSIYLLLNMMSQNSTVDLYRTISMLGYALLPLVILSLISIIINLRSKKGYCISFFCILWSALTASRFFEVALRMNSQRYLVAYPIFLLYSCFALIIIF from the exons atgagtTACTACaatcaaaaaataatgaatcgTATGAACCGTAATGAGGGGGAACCCTTTTaccaaaataataatgataacaaaagtaataataataataataataatttatatataaataaaaaaaattatgatactaattataatgtaaataataatatgcatATCCCAAACAATCCTTTTCAAAACAATGATTACTCATCCAATATCGAgggaattaataaaatagatacaaatattatgaataataattttataaataataataataatataattacgACAAATCCCTTTGGTAATACAACATCAAATAtaaatgacaataataaaattaataaagacCCCTTCTCAAATAATTTTCAAAtgacaaataaaaatattatgaatgaccatatgataaataaaaaatacataaataatgatgataatgaagaagaatCACCCTTATTGGAAGAATTGGGAATTAATTTTGATCTTATATCTAAAAGAATGAAatctgtttttttattttataa AATTGATCATACATTATTTGAGAACTCAGACTTATCGGGACCCCTAATAATTGTGCTTTCCCTaggatttattttattacta gCTGGAAAAGCTTCCTTtagttatatttatttgattggTATTGTAAGTAGCCTgagtatatatttacttcTTAATATGATGAGTCAA AATTCAACTGTGGATTTATATCGAACCATTAGTATGCTCGGTTATGCTCTGTTACCTCTAgtcatattatcattaatatctataattattaatttaag atctaaaaaaggatattgtatatcttttttttgtattttatggTCAGCTTTAACAGCTTCTCGATTTTTTGAAGTg gcaTTGCGTATGAATAGTCAAAGATACCTTGTGGCTTatcctatatttttattatattcatgttTTGccttaattataattttttag
- a CDS encoding pre-mRNA-splicing factor ISY1, putative produces MARNVEKGKSMLNQWIKAKEISDKREFFKIPKNIDEVENLDDALKYRIYIIKEMCKKIKEIQNHSLSDQHIRELNDQINKLIFIKNKWEARIVELGGRDYSKESNLLINAHSSELRGSSNYKYFGAAKNLKGVRELLFKENEDKKQLNIKKKKDARNFEKVINIHYFGYCDEANEHLLQQEVKIQKKLEKMDLKILKKYKH; encoded by the exons atggcGAGAAATgtagaaaaaggaaaatctATGTTAAATCAGTGGATTAAGGCAAAAGAAATATCTGATAAAAGAGAGTTTTTTAAAATACCAAAAAATATTGATGAAGTTGAAAATTTGGACGACGCCCttaaata tcgaatatatattatcaaagaAATGTGTAAGAAGATAAAGGAAATCCAAAATCATAGTTTGAGTGATCAGCATATTAGGGAATTGAATGACCAGATCAACAAactcatttttataaagaacAAATGGGAAGCAAGAATAGTAGAg cttGGAGGAAGGGATTACTCCAAGGAGTCTAACCTTTTAATAAATGCTCATT cgAGCGAACTAAGGGGAAGCAGCAACTATAAATATTTCGGAGCTGCGAAAAACTTGAAGGGTGTGAGGGAACTActatttaaagaaaatgaagacaAAAAACaacttaatataaaaaagaaaaaggatgCAAGAAATTTCGAAAAAGTTATTAATATTCATTACTTCGGTTATTGTGATGAAGCAAATGAACATCTTTTACAACAAGAAGTTAAAATTcagaaaaaattagaaaaaatggatttaaaaatattaaaaaaatataaacactaa